A single Micromonospora sp. CCTCC AA 2012012 DNA region contains:
- a CDS encoding antibiotic biosynthesis monooxygenase family protein: MAVVKINAIDVPPGAGEELEKRFAARAGAVENSPGFLGFELLRPVAGENRYFVYTRWETEEAYQAWAAGPSRAAHAGGESGEQRRPVASGASLLEFEVVQQVTGKS; this comes from the coding sequence ATGGCAGTCGTGAAGATCAACGCGATCGACGTCCCGCCGGGTGCCGGCGAGGAGTTGGAGAAGCGGTTCGCCGCCCGGGCCGGCGCGGTGGAGAACTCCCCCGGTTTCCTCGGCTTCGAGCTGCTCCGCCCGGTCGCCGGGGAGAACCGCTACTTCGTCTACACCCGCTGGGAGACCGAGGAGGCCTACCAGGCGTGGGCCGCGGGGCCGTCCCGGGCCGCGCACGCGGGCGGCGAGAGCGGCGAGCAGCGCCGGCCGGTCGCCTCCGGCGCCTCGCTGCTGGAGTTCGAGGTGGTCCAGCAGGTCACCGGCAAGAGCTGA
- a CDS encoding class F sortase → MSRVVGTHPAPQPAARPVGRDRRQGRSPWSAPLAVVLVLLGVFATGAGLGRTVGPFDQVAGAARPTRSAAAAEPVRLPASRPVRLAVPSIEVAAPVTPVGQAADGSVDVPPLSRHQETGWYDRGPTPGEPGRAIIVGHVDTKSGPSVFYHLHELKPGDRIEVTRSDRSVVTFAVQSVEHFDKSNLPADRVYGDDGPAELRLITCGGEWVGGRTGYADNVIAFASLVGTRRP, encoded by the coding sequence GTGAGCCGCGTCGTGGGCACCCATCCCGCTCCGCAGCCGGCCGCCCGGCCGGTCGGGCGGGACCGGCGGCAGGGGCGCAGTCCCTGGTCGGCGCCGCTCGCGGTGGTGCTGGTGCTGCTCGGCGTCTTCGCCACCGGGGCAGGACTGGGCCGGACCGTCGGGCCGTTCGACCAGGTGGCCGGGGCGGCGCGACCGACCCGGAGCGCCGCCGCCGCCGAGCCGGTCCGGCTGCCGGCCAGCCGCCCGGTACGCCTGGCGGTGCCGTCGATCGAGGTGGCCGCCCCGGTGACCCCGGTCGGTCAGGCCGCCGACGGTTCGGTCGACGTCCCGCCGCTGAGCCGGCACCAGGAGACCGGCTGGTACGACCGCGGCCCGACCCCCGGCGAGCCGGGCCGGGCGATCATCGTCGGGCACGTGGACACCAAGAGCGGCCCGTCGGTCTTCTATCACCTGCACGAGCTGAAGCCGGGGGACCGGATCGAGGTGACCCGCTCCGACCGCAGCGTGGTGACCTTCGCGGTGCAGAGCGTGGAGCACTTCGACAAGTCGAACCTCCCCGCCGACCGGGTGTACGGCGACGACGGCCCGGCCGAGCTGCGCCTGATCACCTGCGGCGGCGAGTGGGTCGGCGGGCGGACCGGCTACGCGGACAACGTGATCGCCTTCGCCTCGCTGGTCGGCACCCGCCGCCCCTGA
- the trmB gene encoding tRNA (guanosine(46)-N7)-methyltransferase TrmB: MSDRQRDALTRLWPAYGLDIDDLDGAFDPTALFGRRAPLVLEIGSGMGDATATMAAADPDRDYLAVEVHTPGIAHLLELTERAGLGNVRVARGDALDLVRAMPEASLDAVHVFFPDPWPKARHHKRRIIQPEHVALLRSRLVPGGTLHCATDWAEYAEAMRETLTGDPELVDEHDGFAPRPAHRPVTKFERRALTAGRPIFDLVHRRVARD; this comes from the coding sequence ATGAGCGACCGGCAACGCGACGCGCTGACCCGGCTCTGGCCGGCGTACGGCCTGGACATCGACGACCTCGACGGGGCGTTCGACCCGACGGCGCTCTTCGGGCGGCGGGCCCCGCTGGTGCTGGAGATCGGCTCCGGCATGGGTGACGCCACCGCGACCATGGCGGCGGCCGACCCGGACCGGGACTATCTGGCCGTCGAGGTGCACACACCCGGCATCGCCCACCTGCTGGAGCTGACCGAACGGGCCGGGCTGGGCAACGTCCGGGTCGCCCGGGGTGACGCGCTGGACCTGGTCCGGGCCATGCCGGAGGCGTCGCTGGACGCGGTGCACGTCTTCTTCCCCGACCCGTGGCCCAAGGCCCGGCACCACAAGCGGCGGATCATCCAGCCCGAGCACGTCGCCCTGCTGCGCTCCCGGCTGGTCCCCGGCGGGACGCTGCACTGCGCCACCGACTGGGCCGAGTACGCCGAGGCGATGCGGGAGACGCTGACCGGCGACCCGGAGCTGGTCGACGAGCACGACGGCTTCGCCCCCCGTCCCGCGCACCGGCCGGTCACCAAGTTCGAGCGCCGGGCGCTGACCGCCGGGCGACCGATCTTCGACCTGGTCCACCGCCGCGTCGCCCGGGACTGA
- a CDS encoding DEAD/DEAH box helicase: MTLTAALPRSADPDTLYDAFAGWAKERGLDLYPHQEEAVIEIVSGANVIMNTPTGSGKSLVAIAAHFAALADDRTSFYTAPIKALVSEKFFALCEVFGAENVGMLTGDASVNADAPIICCTAEILANLALREGTRADVGQVIMDEFHFYAEPDRGWAWQVPIIELPQAQFVLMSATLGDTTRFVDDLTRRTGRPTAVVRSVERPVPLLFSYAMTPLHETLEELLETKQAPVYVVHFTQAAALERAQALMSVNVCTRAEKDMIAAAIGGFRFTSGFGKTLSRLVRHGIGVHHAGMLPKYRRLVETLAQAGLLKVICGTDTLGVGINVPIRTVLFTGLSKYDGVRTRLLKAREFHQIAGRAGRAGFDTLGRVVVQAPDHVIENTKALAKAGDDPKKRRKVVKKKPPEGSIGWGEPTFQRLVEAEPEPLTSSFQVSHSMLLNVIGRPGDAFASMRHLLTDNHEDPAAQRRHIRRAIAIYRALKAGGVVEQLDEPDEQGRRVRLTVDLQLDFALNQPLSPLALAAIELLDTESPSYALDVLSVIESILDDPRQVLSAQQFKARGEAVAAMKAEGIEYEARLELLDEVTWPKPLAELLDGAYEMYRQGHPWVADHQLSPKSVVRDMYERAMTFTEYVQFYSLTRSEGLVLRYLADAYKTLRQTVPEDAKTEELVDLIEWLGELVRQVDSSLIDEWERLRNPSDVAEVAQAHAALDDRPPAVTRNARAFRVLVRNALFRRVELAALRRWWDLGELDSASGWDADAWADALEPYFESYDSIGVGPDARGPALLMIEQGPSTWRVRQILDDPEGDHDWGISAEVDLAASDEVGAAVVRIVSVGQL; encoded by the coding sequence ATGACGCTCACCGCCGCGCTCCCGAGAAGCGCCGACCCCGACACCCTCTACGACGCGTTCGCCGGCTGGGCGAAGGAGCGCGGCCTCGACCTCTATCCGCACCAGGAGGAGGCGGTCATCGAGATCGTCTCCGGCGCCAACGTGATCATGAATACGCCGACCGGCTCGGGCAAGAGCCTGGTGGCGATCGCCGCCCACTTCGCCGCTCTTGCCGACGACCGGACCAGCTTCTACACGGCGCCGATCAAGGCGCTGGTGTCGGAGAAGTTCTTCGCGCTCTGCGAGGTCTTCGGCGCGGAGAACGTCGGCATGCTCACCGGGGACGCCAGCGTCAACGCCGACGCCCCGATCATCTGCTGCACCGCCGAGATCCTGGCCAACCTCGCCCTGCGCGAGGGCACCCGGGCCGACGTCGGCCAGGTGATCATGGACGAGTTCCACTTCTACGCCGAGCCGGACCGGGGCTGGGCCTGGCAGGTGCCGATCATCGAGCTGCCGCAGGCGCAGTTCGTCCTGATGTCCGCCACCCTCGGCGACACCACCCGGTTCGTCGACGACCTGACCCGGCGCACCGGGCGGCCGACCGCCGTCGTCCGCTCGGTCGAGCGGCCGGTCCCGCTCCTCTTCTCGTACGCGATGACGCCGCTGCACGAGACCCTGGAGGAGCTGCTGGAGACCAAGCAGGCCCCGGTCTACGTCGTGCACTTCACCCAGGCCGCCGCCCTGGAACGCGCCCAGGCGCTGATGAGCGTCAACGTCTGCACCCGCGCCGAGAAGGACATGATCGCCGCCGCGATCGGTGGGTTCCGGTTCACCTCCGGCTTCGGCAAGACGCTGTCGAGGCTGGTCCGGCACGGCATCGGCGTGCACCACGCCGGCATGCTGCCCAAGTACCGCCGCCTGGTGGAGACCCTGGCCCAAGCAGGCCTGCTCAAGGTCATCTGCGGCACCGACACCCTCGGCGTCGGCATCAACGTGCCGATCCGCACCGTGCTCTTCACCGGCCTGTCGAAGTACGACGGGGTGCGCACCCGGCTGCTCAAGGCCCGCGAGTTCCACCAGATCGCCGGCCGGGCCGGGCGGGCCGGCTTCGACACCCTCGGCCGGGTCGTCGTGCAGGCCCCCGACCACGTCATCGAGAACACCAAGGCGCTCGCCAAGGCCGGCGACGACCCGAAGAAGCGCCGCAAGGTGGTCAAGAAGAAGCCGCCGGAGGGCTCCATCGGCTGGGGCGAGCCGACCTTCCAGCGCCTCGTGGAGGCCGAGCCCGAGCCGCTCACCTCCAGCTTCCAGGTCAGCCACTCGATGCTGCTCAACGTCATCGGCCGCCCCGGCGACGCGTTCGCCTCGATGCGGCACCTGCTCACGGACAACCACGAGGACCCGGCCGCGCAGCGCCGGCACATCCGCCGCGCCATCGCCATCTACCGGGCGCTCAAGGCCGGCGGGGTGGTCGAGCAGCTCGACGAGCCCGACGAGCAGGGCCGACGGGTCCGCCTCACCGTCGACCTCCAGCTCGACTTCGCCCTCAACCAGCCGCTCTCCCCGCTCGCCCTGGCCGCCATCGAACTGCTCGACACCGAGTCCCCGTCGTACGCCCTGGACGTGCTCTCGGTGATCGAGTCGATCCTCGACGACCCGCGCCAGGTGCTCTCCGCGCAGCAGTTCAAGGCCCGCGGCGAGGCGGTCGCCGCGATGAAGGCCGAGGGCATCGAGTACGAGGCGCGCCTGGAACTGCTCGACGAGGTGACCTGGCCCAAGCCCCTCGCCGAACTGCTCGACGGCGCGTACGAGATGTACCGGCAGGGCCACCCGTGGGTCGCCGACCACCAGCTCTCCCCCAAGTCCGTCGTCCGGGACATGTACGAGCGGGCGATGACCTTCACCGAGTACGTCCAGTTCTACTCCCTCACCCGCTCCGAGGGCCTGGTGCTGCGCTACCTCGCCGACGCGTACAAGACGCTGCGGCAGACCGTGCCCGAGGACGCCAAGACCGAGGAGCTGGTCGACCTCATCGAGTGGCTGGGCGAGCTGGTCCGCCAGGTCGACTCCAGCCTGATCGACGAGTGGGAGCGGCTGCGCAACCCGTCCGACGTGGCGGAGGTGGCCCAGGCGCACGCCGCCCTGGACGACCGGCCGCCGGCGGTCACCCGCAACGCGCGGGCGTTCCGGGTGCTGGTGCGCAACGCGCTCTTCCGTCGGGTCGAGCTGGCCGCCCTGCGCCGCTGGTGGGACCTCGGCGAGCTGGACTCCGCCTCGGGCTGGGACGCCGACGCCTGGGCGGACGCGCTGGAGCCGTACTTCGAGTCGTACGACTCGATCGGGGTGGGGCCGGACGCGCGCGGGCCGGCGCTGCTGATGATCGAGCAGGGCCCCTCGACGTGGCGGGTACGCCAGATCCTGGACGACCCGGAGGGCGACCACGACTGGGGCATCAGCGCGGAGGTGGACCTCGCCGCCTCCGACGAGGTGGGCGCGGCGGTGGTCCGGATCGTCTCCGTGGGCCAGCTCTAG
- a CDS encoding endonuclease domain-containing protein, with product MARHPRRPAELAGKVFFARDVIQRGLLTRNELRSSAWRQVFHNVYADARLPISHGTRCRAAASWLFPPGCVVAGRSAVALLGGPTPGPDEPVEVLVDPASRFGPLAGLLIHVCRWSEDDVQRIEQIPVTSAVRTCWDLACWLDVVEAVALVDALVHAGLVRLPQLTAYLTRRRGTRGVRRFAEVLSLVDGGAESLPESRLRVRLVQAGLPRPVTQHVIERGNRFVARVDLAWPELKVAVEYDGLWHRDPDQFHRDRQRLNKLLGNDWIVLHVTSKRMKEDFPAVLAEIRAALTARRAARTA from the coding sequence GTGGCTCGTCATCCTCGTCGTCCGGCTGAACTGGCCGGGAAGGTGTTCTTCGCGCGGGACGTGATTCAGCGCGGTCTGCTGACCCGCAACGAACTGCGGAGCAGCGCGTGGCGGCAGGTGTTCCACAATGTCTACGCCGACGCACGTCTGCCGATCTCCCACGGCACCCGCTGCCGGGCGGCCGCGTCGTGGCTCTTTCCGCCCGGGTGTGTGGTGGCAGGACGATCGGCTGTCGCCCTGCTGGGTGGTCCGACGCCGGGGCCGGACGAACCCGTCGAGGTGCTGGTGGACCCGGCGTCCCGATTCGGGCCGCTGGCGGGTCTGCTCATCCACGTCTGCCGGTGGTCCGAGGATGACGTGCAGCGGATCGAGCAGATCCCCGTGACCAGCGCCGTCCGTACGTGCTGGGACCTGGCCTGCTGGTTGGACGTCGTGGAGGCGGTGGCACTGGTCGATGCACTGGTCCATGCCGGGCTGGTCCGGCTGCCGCAGTTGACGGCATATCTGACCCGACGCCGGGGAACGCGAGGAGTCCGCAGGTTCGCCGAGGTCCTGAGCCTGGTCGACGGAGGCGCGGAGTCACTTCCCGAGTCCCGGCTCCGGGTGCGACTCGTTCAGGCCGGGCTTCCCCGACCCGTGACCCAGCACGTCATCGAACGCGGCAACCGCTTCGTGGCCCGGGTCGACCTCGCCTGGCCCGAACTCAAGGTGGCCGTCGAATACGACGGCCTGTGGCACCGCGATCCGGACCAGTTCCACCGCGACCGGCAGCGCCTGAACAAGTTGCTCGGCAACGACTGGATCGTCCTCCACGTCACCAGCAAACGCATGAAGGAGGACTTCCCCGCCGTCCTCGCCGAGATCCGCGCCGCCCTGACCGCCCGCCGTGCCGCCCGCACGGCCTGA
- a CDS encoding ABC transporter substrate-binding protein, which produces MRRLAAALTAALTLGVGLTACGESDPVAGTAGGQTREITHAMGTTRVPAEPKRVVVLDTDKIDTALSLGVTPVGAATAGEAKSWPTYFGAEKLAGITEVGVLTEPDLEAITALKPDLILGSRFRQEKFYDELTAIAPTVFTEKVGITWKENFLLDGRALGREQQARDLLAAYEKRAKDLGAKLGDAASREISIVRFIPGNIRVYGPDSFSGIVVGDTGLGRPARQRLDGKEDKRFDLVSPERVNEVDGDVIFVTAYGDKAAAEQARLTAGTLWKSLGAVRAGNAHVVSDETWMTGIGVTAAHKILDDLETHLPT; this is translated from the coding sequence ATGCGTCGTCTCGCCGCCGCTCTCACCGCGGCCCTCACCCTCGGCGTGGGCCTCACCGCCTGCGGAGAGAGCGACCCGGTCGCCGGCACCGCCGGCGGGCAGACCCGGGAGATCACCCACGCGATGGGCACCACCCGGGTGCCGGCCGAGCCGAAGCGGGTGGTCGTCCTCGACACCGACAAGATCGACACGGCGCTCTCGCTGGGGGTCACGCCGGTCGGCGCGGCCACCGCGGGCGAGGCGAAGAGCTGGCCCACCTACTTCGGGGCGGAGAAGCTCGCCGGCATCACCGAGGTCGGCGTGCTGACCGAGCCCGACCTGGAGGCGATCACCGCGCTCAAGCCCGACCTGATCCTCGGCAGCCGGTTCCGCCAGGAGAAGTTCTATGACGAGCTGACCGCCATCGCGCCGACCGTCTTCACCGAGAAGGTCGGCATCACCTGGAAGGAGAACTTCCTCCTCGACGGTCGGGCCCTGGGGCGCGAGCAGCAGGCCCGTGACCTGCTGGCGGCGTACGAGAAGCGGGCGAAGGACCTCGGCGCCAAGCTCGGCGACGCCGCCTCGCGGGAGATCTCCATCGTCCGCTTCATCCCGGGCAACATCCGGGTGTACGGCCCGGACTCCTTCTCCGGCATCGTCGTCGGCGACACCGGGCTGGGCCGCCCCGCCCGGCAGCGCCTCGACGGCAAGGAGGACAAGCGCTTCGACCTGGTCAGCCCCGAGCGGGTCAACGAGGTCGACGGCGACGTCATCTTCGTGACCGCGTACGGCGACAAGGCCGCCGCCGAGCAGGCGAGGCTCACCGCCGGCACCCTGTGGAAGAGCCTCGGCGCGGTCAGGGCCGGCAACGCCCACGTCGTCTCCGACGAGACCTGGATGACCGGCATCGGCGTCACCGCCGCCCACAAGATCCTCGACGACCTCGAAACCCACCTCCCCACCTGA
- a CDS encoding ABC transporter ATP-binding protein, whose product MLATRDLVVGYDERTVLDGLDVDLPTDAFTVIVGPNACGKSTLLRTMARLLTPRRGGVLLDGTAIRDLPTREVARRLGVLPQSPLVPEGVTVADLVGRGRQPYQRWWRQWSAQDAEAVRQAMLRADVDALADRPVDSLSGGQRQRVWIAMTLAQDTEALLLDEPTTFLDLAHQVEVLDLLHRLRAERGRTVVAVLHDLNQAARYADHLIAMRAGTVVAAGPPRDILTAELVRDVFGLDCVVVPCPVTGAPLVVPGRPGSLRAPAAPSAAVVPAPSAAVVPAPSAAAVVPAPAGSVTGGAARPPADPYPSKGH is encoded by the coding sequence TTGCTCGCCACCCGTGACCTGGTCGTCGGCTACGACGAGCGGACCGTCCTGGACGGCCTCGACGTGGACCTGCCCACCGACGCCTTCACCGTCATCGTCGGGCCGAACGCCTGCGGCAAGTCCACCCTGCTGCGCACCATGGCCCGGCTGCTCACCCCGCGCCGGGGCGGCGTGCTGCTCGACGGTACGGCCATCCGGGACCTGCCCACCCGCGAGGTGGCCCGGCGGCTCGGCGTGCTGCCGCAGAGCCCGCTGGTGCCGGAGGGGGTGACCGTCGCCGACCTGGTCGGCCGGGGCCGGCAGCCCTACCAGCGCTGGTGGCGGCAGTGGTCGGCGCAGGACGCCGAGGCCGTACGGCAGGCGATGCTCCGCGCCGACGTCGACGCGCTCGCCGACCGCCCGGTGGACAGCCTCTCCGGCGGCCAGCGGCAGCGGGTCTGGATCGCGATGACCCTCGCCCAGGACACCGAGGCGCTGCTGCTGGACGAGCCCACCACCTTCCTCGACCTGGCCCACCAGGTGGAGGTGCTGGACCTGTTGCACCGGCTGCGCGCCGAGCGGGGCCGCACCGTCGTCGCGGTGCTGCACGACCTCAACCAGGCCGCCCGGTACGCCGACCACCTGATCGCCATGCGCGCCGGCACGGTGGTCGCCGCCGGGCCGCCCCGCGACATCCTCACCGCCGAGCTGGTCCGGGACGTCTTCGGCCTCGACTGCGTGGTGGTGCCCTGCCCGGTCACCGGCGCGCCGCTGGTGGTCCCCGGCCGTCCCGGTTCGCTGCGCGCCCCGGCGGCCCCGTCCGCCGCCGTCGTCCCGGCCCCGTCCGCCGCCGTCGTCCCGGCCCCGTCCGCCGCCGCCGTCGTCCCGGCTCCGGCCGGTTCCGTCACCGGCGGGGCGGCCCGTCCGCCCGCCGATCCGTACCCCTCGAAAGGACACTGA
- a CDS encoding FecCD family ABC transporter permease, translating to MTATSLSPTRRGVGHLPGRWLLRAGPVSVQVRRRSVGVAAVLTVLLAAAGVLSLSLGTPYVAPADVLRALSGAGTPYDLVVLDLRLPRLVLAAVAGAAFGVAGTLIQSVARNPLASPDVIGITQGAGLAATVALTGGAAAVLVAPAALVGALLAAALVLALGARHGLAAQRFVLAGVAVAFALRALTEVVMLTADPIDGLRAQLWLIGTLAGKGWSEAAWIALTLAALLPVLAWAGWALNSTALDDDTARGVGLRPAARRVGLAATGVVAAASVTAQVGAVDFVALVAPQVARRLVRAERPPLLCAALLGALLLVLADLAGRRLFAPTQLPAGVLTAAIGGPYLMFLLLRARRRS from the coding sequence GTGACCGCGACGAGCCTCTCCCCGACCCGTCGGGGCGTCGGTCACCTGCCCGGGCGGTGGCTGCTGCGGGCCGGTCCGGTGAGCGTGCAGGTCCGCCGCCGCTCCGTCGGCGTGGCCGCCGTGCTCACCGTGCTGCTGGCCGCCGCCGGGGTGCTCAGCCTCTCCCTCGGCACGCCGTACGTCGCCCCGGCCGACGTGCTGCGCGCGCTCTCCGGCGCCGGCACCCCGTACGACCTGGTGGTGCTGGACCTGCGGCTGCCGCGCCTGGTGCTCGCGGCGGTGGCCGGCGCGGCGTTCGGCGTCGCCGGCACGCTGATCCAGAGCGTCGCCCGCAACCCCCTCGCCAGCCCCGACGTCATCGGCATCACCCAGGGTGCCGGGCTGGCCGCTACGGTCGCCCTGACCGGCGGGGCCGCCGCCGTCCTCGTCGCCCCGGCCGCGCTGGTCGGCGCGCTGCTGGCCGCCGCCCTGGTGCTGGCCCTCGGCGCCCGGCACGGCCTGGCCGCGCAGCGCTTCGTCCTCGCCGGGGTGGCGGTGGCGTTCGCGCTGCGCGCGCTCACCGAGGTGGTCATGCTCACCGCCGACCCGATCGACGGGCTCCGGGCGCAGCTCTGGCTGATCGGCACCCTCGCCGGCAAGGGCTGGTCGGAGGCGGCCTGGATCGCGCTCACCCTCGCCGCGCTGCTGCCCGTCCTCGCCTGGGCCGGCTGGGCGCTGAACAGCACCGCCCTCGACGACGACACCGCCCGGGGCGTCGGACTGCGCCCGGCGGCCCGCCGCGTCGGCCTGGCCGCCACCGGGGTGGTCGCCGCCGCCAGCGTCACCGCCCAGGTCGGCGCGGTCGACTTCGTCGCCCTGGTCGCCCCGCAGGTGGCCCGCCGGCTGGTCCGCGCGGAACGCCCGCCGCTGCTCTGCGCCGCCCTGCTCGGGGCACTGCTGCTGGTCCTGGCCGACCTCGCCGGCCGGCGGCTGTTCGCCCCCACCCAACTGCCGGCCGGGGTGCTCACCGCCGCGATCGGCGGCCCGTACCTGATGTTCCTGCTGCTGCGCGCCCGGCGGCGGTCCTGA
- a CDS encoding FecCD family ABC transporter permease, protein MTTVAARPARAGATARRPGARRPVVVGVAVLLLVLALLASLALGSRPLALAQVWQALTAPDGGEASSIVRELRLPRTALGLTVGVALAVAGVLFQALTRNPLAEPRILGISAGASFGVVLAIAVFGVGTLGGYVWFGIGGALLAGLLVFAVAHRTREGAGPVTLALIGAALDASLASVVYALLSIDARTFEEYRFWVVGGLTGRDLDVAGQVLPFIGVGVLLAALVARGLDALALGDDVARGLGHRTGRVRLTGGVAAVLLTGAAVAAAGPIAFVGLAVPHLARALVGADHRWTLLVSALLGPALLLGADVAGRLVAPPGEVPAGIVTALVGAPLLALLVRRARVVAA, encoded by the coding sequence ATGACCACCGTCGCCGCCCGGCCCGCCCGGGCCGGTGCCACGGCCCGCCGGCCCGGTGCCCGCCGGCCCGTGGTCGTCGGGGTGGCCGTGCTGCTGCTGGTGCTGGCCCTGCTCGCGAGCCTCGCCCTCGGCAGCCGGCCGCTCGCCCTCGCGCAGGTGTGGCAGGCGCTGACCGCCCCCGACGGCGGGGAGGCCAGCAGCATCGTCCGGGAACTGCGGCTGCCGCGGACCGCCCTCGGGCTCACCGTCGGCGTGGCGCTCGCCGTCGCCGGCGTCCTCTTCCAGGCGCTCACCCGCAACCCCCTCGCCGAGCCACGGATCCTCGGCATCAGCGCCGGGGCCTCCTTCGGCGTGGTGCTGGCCATCGCCGTCTTCGGTGTCGGCACCCTCGGCGGGTACGTCTGGTTCGGCATCGGCGGTGCGCTGCTGGCCGGCCTGCTCGTCTTCGCGGTGGCCCACCGCACCCGCGAGGGCGCCGGGCCGGTCACCCTCGCGCTGATCGGCGCGGCCCTCGACGCCAGTCTCGCCTCCGTCGTGTACGCGCTGCTCAGCATCGACGCCCGCACCTTCGAGGAATACCGGTTCTGGGTCGTCGGCGGCCTCACCGGCCGGGACCTCGACGTCGCCGGGCAGGTGCTCCCCTTCATCGGAGTCGGCGTGCTGCTGGCCGCGCTGGTCGCCCGGGGCCTGGACGCCCTCGCCCTCGGCGACGACGTCGCCCGCGGCCTGGGCCACCGCACCGGCCGGGTACGCCTCACCGGCGGTGTCGCCGCCGTGCTGCTCACCGGCGCCGCCGTCGCCGCCGCCGGGCCGATCGCCTTCGTCGGGCTCGCCGTGCCGCACCTGGCCCGCGCCCTGGTCGGCGCCGACCACCGGTGGACCCTGCTGGTCTCCGCCCTGCTCGGACCGGCCCTGCTGCTCGGCGCCGACGTCGCCGGTCGACTGGTCGCCCCACCCGGTGAGGTGCCCGCCGGCATCGTCACCGCGCTGGTCGGCGCCCCGCTGCTCGCCCTCCTCGTCCGCCGCGCCCGCGTGGTGGCCGCGTGA
- a CDS encoding YciI family protein, with amino-acid sequence MRFDQHTVVLLVRPTDPPELPRDAADRLQDAHLAHQAGLVEQGAVLAAGPFLGGDDERVRGFAVLSVDPEMARELYANDPAVRAGRLVAQVMSWMVPEGNVRFENVPVPKSMLEVAAGD; translated from the coding sequence ATGCGATTCGACCAGCACACGGTCGTGCTCCTGGTCCGCCCGACCGACCCGCCCGAGCTGCCCCGCGACGCCGCCGACCGGTTGCAGGACGCCCACCTCGCCCACCAGGCGGGGCTGGTGGAGCAGGGTGCGGTGCTCGCCGCCGGGCCGTTCCTCGGCGGTGACGACGAACGGGTACGCGGCTTCGCCGTGCTCTCCGTCGACCCGGAGATGGCGCGGGAGCTCTACGCCAACGACCCGGCGGTACGGGCCGGCCGGCTGGTCGCCCAGGTGATGAGCTGGATGGTCCCGGAGGGCAACGTGCGCTTCGAGAACGTGCCGGTACCGAAGTCGATGCTGGAGGTCGCCGCCGGGGACTAG
- a CDS encoding cytidine deaminase family protein, which produces MRDTDRALVQAATAVAKLRCRSDNHTVAAAARTTDGRVFTGVNVFHFTGGPCAELVVVGAAATQGAGELEAIVAVGDRGRGVIPPCGRCRQVLLDYFPSIKVIIGPPDALRLVPVVELLPETYVWAEHQVEVPSVPRTGVWPMPVVPGSRPAAED; this is translated from the coding sequence ATGCGGGACACCGACCGGGCGCTGGTGCAGGCCGCCACCGCCGTCGCCAAGCTCCGCTGCCGCAGCGACAACCACACCGTCGCCGCCGCCGCGCGGACCACCGACGGGCGGGTCTTCACCGGCGTGAACGTCTTCCACTTCACCGGCGGACCCTGCGCGGAGCTGGTGGTCGTCGGCGCCGCCGCGACCCAGGGCGCGGGCGAGCTGGAGGCCATCGTCGCGGTGGGGGATCGGGGTCGGGGAGTCATCCCGCCCTGCGGGCGCTGCCGTCAGGTCCTGCTCGACTACTTCCCGTCGATCAAGGTCATCATCGGTCCGCCGGACGCGCTGCGCCTGGTCCCGGTCGTCGAACTGCTCCCCGAGACGTACGTCTGGGCGGAGCACCAGGTGGAGGTGCCGAGCGTGCCCCGGACCGGCGTGTGGCCGATGCCGGTGGTGCCGGGCAGTCGTCCCGCCGCGGAGGACTGA